From the genome of Deinococcus sp. JMULE3, one region includes:
- a CDS encoding RluA family pseudouridine synthase encodes MTGRAPLLPPTEKPRVILEHPDFYVVHKPALWLTHPVRARVDVPDLLTFMQRETGEADLAPPHRLDRETSGAQVLSRDREAAGRFFTLFKTHLVGKTYLALVHGSPDWERRTLDAPLGDLGLGGANRIAIRQGVVPDGRPAVTDFRVVARRAGHTLIEAYPRSGRLHQIRAHLSHLRLPMVGDKIYGRDPGVFLRFMEEGQTPELTARLGLARQALHAARVAFPWAGAQVVAEVPLAPDLRAYWDALPPDDI; translated from the coding sequence GTGACGGGGCGCGCGCCGCTGCTGCCGCCCACCGAGAAGCCCCGCGTGATCCTGGAGCACCCGGATTTCTACGTGGTGCACAAGCCCGCGCTGTGGCTGACGCATCCGGTGCGGGCGCGGGTGGACGTCCCGGACCTGCTGACGTTCATGCAGCGCGAGACGGGCGAGGCGGACCTGGCGCCCCCGCACCGCCTGGACCGCGAGACGAGCGGCGCGCAGGTCCTCTCGCGGGACCGGGAGGCGGCGGGGCGGTTCTTCACGCTGTTCAAGACGCATCTGGTCGGCAAGACGTACCTCGCGCTCGTGCACGGCTCGCCGGACTGGGAGCGGCGCACGCTGGACGCCCCGCTGGGCGACCTGGGCCTGGGCGGCGCGAACCGCATCGCCATCCGGCAGGGGGTCGTGCCGGACGGGCGGCCCGCCGTGACGGACTTCCGGGTGGTGGCCCGCCGCGCCGGGCACACCCTGATCGAGGCGTACCCACGTTCGGGGCGGCTGCATCAGATCCGCGCGCACCTCTCGCACCTGCGCCTGCCGATGGTCGGGGACAAGATCTACGGGCGGGACCCCGGCGTGTTCCTGCGCTTCATGGAGGAGGGCCAGACGCCGGAACTGACGGCGCGGCTGGGGCTGGCGCGGCAGGCGCTGCACGCGGCGCGCGTGGCGTTCCCGTGGGCCGGCGCGCAGGTGGTGGCCGAGGTGCCGCTCGCGCCGGACCTGCGGGCGTACTGGGACGCGCTACCGCCCGACGACATCTGA
- a CDS encoding NADPH-dependent FMN reductase, with the protein MKFAVLSTSLDPESRSAWLCDLAAAQLRAQGHEVTHLDLRATPLPPFDNDQGPQGCYAHPHAGVYHRAVREADGVFLGVPVYNWGLGSGVKALVELTGSSDEARGLHGAWFDRPVTFLVSGGLDHGYLSHGAFAFGLMVDFRCVVNPHFVYATSAHWAAPGVPGEWLRGRLSRTVDRGVDLSARLRGRDYASVWEL; encoded by the coding sequence GTGAAGTTCGCTGTCCTCTCGACCAGCCTCGACCCGGAAAGCCGCAGCGCGTGGCTGTGCGACCTTGCTGCCGCGCAGTTGCGGGCGCAGGGGCACGAGGTCACGCACCTCGACCTGCGCGCCACTCCACTGCCGCCCTTCGACAACGACCAGGGCCCGCAGGGCTGCTACGCGCATCCGCACGCCGGGGTGTACCACCGCGCGGTCCGTGAGGCGGACGGGGTGTTCCTGGGCGTGCCGGTGTACAACTGGGGCCTGGGGTCGGGCGTGAAGGCGCTGGTGGAACTGACCGGCAGCAGCGACGAGGCGCGCGGCCTGCACGGCGCGTGGTTCGACCGGCCCGTGACGTTCCTGGTGTCGGGCGGGCTGGATCACGGGTACCTGAGTCACGGGGCGTTCGCGTTCGGGCTGATGGTGGATTTCCGCTGCGTGGTGAACCCGCACTTCGTGTACGCGACGTCCGCGCACTGGGCCGCGCCGGGCGTGCCGGGCGAGTGGCTGCGCGGGCGACTCTCGCGGACGGTGGACCGGGGCGTGGACCTCTCGGCGCGCCTGCGGGGCCGCGACTACGCGAGCGTGTGGGAACTGTGA
- a CDS encoding TetR/AcrR family transcriptional regulator, whose product MSAPASPTSRRRLPSADRRQQILGGSETLFTTLGFEAVSMGDIAAHLNISRPTVYAYFTSTTDILAELLDVRLSEFETRLAPLLRDLHAQPRPFAAILAQLIQERPLLTLLQSGSGPAFNERRLAVFHDLETRLQHHLTHPAGRVRTPYLLTCLTLLLQATASHAITANLAPAQVEALSDTLDRFVQAGLQGTAPDRS is encoded by the coding sequence ATGAGTGCCCCCGCCTCCCCCACCTCCCGGCGACGCCTGCCCTCCGCCGACCGGCGCCAGCAGATCCTGGGCGGCAGCGAAACCCTGTTCACCACCCTGGGCTTCGAGGCGGTCAGCATGGGCGACATCGCCGCGCACCTGAACATCTCGCGCCCGACCGTGTACGCCTACTTCACCTCGACCACCGACATCCTGGCCGAACTGCTCGACGTGCGCCTCAGCGAATTCGAGACCCGCCTCGCGCCGCTGCTGCGCGACCTGCACGCCCAGCCGCGCCCCTTCGCCGCCATCCTGGCGCAACTGATCCAGGAACGACCCCTGCTGACCCTGCTCCAGAGCGGCAGCGGCCCCGCCTTCAACGAACGCCGACTGGCGGTCTTCCACGACCTCGAAACCCGACTCCAGCACCACCTCACCCACCCGGCAGGCCGCGTGCGCACGCCGTACCTGCTGACCTGCCTGACCCTGCTGCTCCAGGCGACCGCGTCGCACGCCATCACCGCGAACCTCGCCCCGGCGCAGGTCGAGGCGCTGTCCGACACGCTGGACCGCTTCGTGCAGGCCGGACTCCAGGGGACGGCGCCCGACCGGTCATGA
- a CDS encoding NAD(P)-dependent oxidoreductase: protein MTTLAFLGLGAMGDPMAAHLATHARAHGHRVLVWNRTPARAQAHADTHGTHPATLAEAAAADVIFTCLPTSAEVDEVMHQMRPHLRPGATWVDCTSGHPDAATRQAAELAAHGVTFLDAPVSGGTIGAQQGRLTVMVGGDAAALDTVRPHLAFAGKVVHVGGTGAGFAVKAVNNALLGVTLWATGEGLAVLGRAGVNLGAALDVINASSGRSNASENLIPQRVLTREFPATFALGLLAKDAGIAVDLTQGVQGSAPVLAQVAALLRAAQHAVGPAEDHTAALKLIEAMNAQEIR from the coding sequence ATGACCACTCTTGCCTTCCTTGGCCTGGGCGCCATGGGCGACCCGATGGCCGCGCACCTCGCCACGCACGCCCGCGCGCACGGGCACCGCGTCCTGGTCTGGAACCGCACCCCCGCCAGGGCCCAGGCACACGCCGACACGCACGGCACGCACCCCGCCACCCTGGCCGAGGCCGCGGCGGCCGACGTGATCTTCACCTGCCTACCCACCAGCGCCGAGGTGGACGAGGTCATGCACCAGATGCGCCCCCACCTGCGCCCCGGCGCGACCTGGGTGGACTGCACGAGCGGCCACCCGGACGCCGCCACCCGGCAGGCCGCCGAACTGGCCGCGCACGGCGTCACCTTCCTGGACGCCCCGGTCAGCGGCGGCACGATCGGCGCGCAGCAGGGCCGCCTGACCGTCATGGTGGGCGGGGACGCCGCCGCGCTGGACACCGTGCGGCCCCACCTCGCCTTCGCGGGCAAGGTCGTGCACGTCGGCGGGACCGGAGCGGGCTTCGCGGTGAAGGCCGTGAACAACGCCCTGCTGGGCGTGACCCTCTGGGCGACCGGTGAGGGCCTGGCCGTGCTGGGCCGCGCCGGCGTGAACCTGGGCGCGGCGCTGGACGTCATCAACGCCAGCAGCGGCCGCAGCAACGCCAGCGAGAACCTGATCCCGCAGCGCGTCCTGACCCGCGAGTTCCCCGCCACGTTCGCGCTGGGCCTGCTCGCCAAGGACGCCGGGATCGCCGTAGACCTCACGCAGGGCGTGCAGGGCAGCGCCCCAGTGCTCGCGCAGGTCGCCGCCCTTCTGCGCGCCGCGCAGCACGCCGTCGGCCCCGCCGAGGACCACACCGCCGCCCTGAAACTGATCGAGGCGATGAACGCCCAGGAGATCCGATGA
- a CDS encoding DegV family protein — protein MTTPRFGVVTDGGLDVYPTLHGEVPVAPFAVNFGSTTYRMTEITREELYRELQTNPVHPTSAQPTPQDWMTAMQAPGTPEVLAVTTSAALSGSHNSADQARQLLEQGGPQVTLHDSGTISAAQAFQVHAAVTAAQRGLSLAEAREWLRAVHAETELYFTIETLEYLRRGGRIGRVQAAVGGLLNLKPVVTVDKAAGTYTNAARARSYRGAIQALTEQVTRRFGEGTPLRVGLLYGDHPEDADTALTQLAARHPIVWSDRTGVNPVLSVHVGPRALGLAAAPGAWPWDR, from the coding sequence ATGACCACCCCCCGCTTCGGCGTCGTCACTGACGGCGGCCTCGACGTCTACCCCACCCTGCATGGTGAGGTGCCGGTCGCGCCGTTCGCCGTGAACTTCGGCAGCACCACCTACCGCATGACCGAGATCACCCGCGAGGAACTGTACCGCGAACTGCAGACCAACCCCGTGCACCCCACCAGCGCCCAGCCCACCCCGCAGGACTGGATGACCGCCATGCAGGCCCCCGGTACGCCCGAGGTGCTGGCCGTGACCACCAGCGCCGCCCTGAGCGGCAGCCACAACTCCGCCGATCAGGCCCGGCAACTCCTGGAGCAGGGTGGGCCGCAGGTGACGCTGCACGACAGCGGCACCATCAGTGCCGCGCAGGCGTTCCAGGTCCACGCAGCCGTCACCGCCGCGCAGCGCGGTCTGAGCCTCGCGGAGGCCCGCGAGTGGCTGCGCGCCGTGCACGCCGAGACGGAACTGTACTTCACCATCGAGACCCTGGAGTACCTGCGCCGCGGCGGCCGGATCGGGCGCGTGCAGGCGGCCGTGGGCGGCCTGCTGAACCTCAAACCCGTCGTGACGGTGGACAAGGCGGCCGGGACGTACACGAACGCCGCGCGGGCCCGCTCGTACCGCGGCGCGATCCAGGCGCTGACCGAGCAGGTCACCCGCCGCTTCGGCGAGGGCACCCCGCTGCGCGTGGGCCTGCTGTACGGCGATCACCCCGAGGACGCCGACACGGCCCTGACGCAGCTCGCGGCGCGCCACCCCATCGTGTGGTCCGACCGGACCGGCGTGAACCCGGTCCTGAGTGTCCACGTCGGCCCGCGCGCCCTGGGACTGGCCGCCGCGCCCGGCGCGTGGCCCTGGGACCGCTGA
- a CDS encoding MFS transporter, translating to MTSASTSRPRVSPWVLSAFWFGSAFHWLLLLTILMPTNVVSFVGEAQKGTYLGALTAIGAIIALVVPPLVGAHSDRTGRRLPYLKLGVGVNLAGLAVMGVAVATLGGMTGFWVYLLGFLLVQLGNNYATAPYSALIPQLVPPELRGRYSGIMGMLQATAQLLGAVAGIAIGQLGLPQVVGFVLIALTLVVPAVITMRGVPEGDAPPARTGESMPWTQLFTFKPFLWVFITRVLFALGQYSVQPFLQYYAGDVLRQRNEVLSSSLMLACIIVASILSAVVGGQLSDRVGRKPVIYVAGTTMAVAALLLLLAPSFAVALALSVAFGLGFGAFTSVDWALGSDAMPSEKSYARDMGIWHVAFVAPQFVGLPQGQLLDWGNAQGGNLGYTLVFGIAAAFFLLGVILVRNVPDTRKAAA from the coding sequence ATGACCTCTGCCTCCACTTCACGCCCCCGGGTGAGTCCCTGGGTGCTGTCCGCGTTCTGGTTCGGTTCCGCCTTTCACTGGCTGCTGCTGCTGACGATCCTGATGCCCACGAACGTGGTGAGTTTCGTGGGCGAGGCGCAGAAAGGGACGTACCTGGGGGCGCTGACCGCCATCGGGGCGATCATCGCGCTGGTCGTGCCGCCACTGGTGGGCGCGCACAGTGACCGGACCGGGCGGCGCCTGCCGTACCTGAAGCTGGGTGTGGGCGTGAACCTCGCGGGTCTGGCGGTGATGGGCGTGGCGGTCGCGACGCTGGGCGGCATGACGGGCTTCTGGGTGTACCTGCTGGGGTTCCTGCTGGTGCAACTGGGGAACAATTACGCGACGGCGCCGTACTCGGCGTTGATTCCGCAACTGGTGCCGCCGGAACTGCGCGGGCGCTACAGCGGGATCATGGGGATGCTGCAGGCGACCGCGCAGCTGCTGGGCGCCGTGGCGGGCATCGCGATCGGGCAGCTGGGCCTGCCGCAGGTGGTGGGGTTCGTGCTGATCGCGCTGACGCTGGTCGTCCCGGCGGTCATCACGATGCGGGGCGTGCCGGAGGGGGACGCGCCGCCCGCCCGGACCGGGGAGAGCATGCCGTGGACGCAGCTGTTCACGTTCAAGCCGTTCCTGTGGGTGTTCATCACGCGGGTGCTGTTCGCGCTGGGGCAGTACAGCGTGCAGCCGTTCCTGCAGTACTACGCCGGGGACGTGCTGCGCCAGCGCAACGAGGTCCTGAGCAGTTCGCTGATGCTGGCGTGCATCATCGTGGCGAGCATCCTGTCGGCGGTGGTGGGCGGGCAGCTGAGTGACCGTGTCGGCCGCAAGCCCGTGATCTACGTGGCGGGGACGACCATGGCGGTGGCGGCGCTGCTGCTGCTGCTCGCGCCGAGTTTCGCGGTGGCGCTGGCGCTGTCGGTCGCGTTCGGGCTGGGCTTCGGGGCGTTCACGAGCGTGGACTGGGCGCTGGGCAGCGACGCCATGCCCAGCGAGAAGAGCTACGCGCGGGACATGGGCATCTGGCACGTGGCGTTCGTCGCGCCGCAGTTCGTGGGGCTGCCGCAGGGGCAGCTGCTCGACTGGGGGAACGCGCAGGGCGGAAACCTGGGGTACACGCTGGTGTTCGGGATCGCGGCGGCGTTCTTCCTGCTGGGTGTGATCCTGGTGCGGAACGTGCCGGACACCCGGAAAGCTGCGGCCTGA
- a CDS encoding glycosyltransferase family 2 protein encodes MLLIIVTLLLLKAVLTVTLAFAHARTAARRRARAHGTPLPGVSVMIAAYNEEVGIADTLRSVLAQQGPALQVLVVDDGSTDATAAIAEDFARSDPRVTVLRKPNGGKASALNLAADHLTYPVAVSVDADSALAPGTLAALARHFHDPRVGAVAGDVRVAGPVTSLTQMQNLEYSVGQQMEKRAQDMLGAVSVVPGAAGAFRSDLIRRLRYSHDTITEDMDLTVAIAAEGYEVRFEPGALSYTEPPVDLRSLWRQRMRWMYGTFQVMGKYRHLIMNPRGGRLGWLTLPYVLVYGLTLGGAGPIFDLAALALLTQHMNDALLPLLLNVGADVAVAAAALLLGRQSLRPLLITPTQRLFLRPFVSLVVVMTCVTFLRRRNVQWNKLPRVGLRLPGAAPTREPLPQAGD; translated from the coding sequence GTGCTGCTCATCATCGTCACCCTGCTGCTCCTCAAGGCCGTCCTGACGGTCACGCTGGCGTTCGCACACGCCCGCACCGCCGCCCGCCGACGCGCCCGCGCCCACGGCACCCCGCTGCCCGGCGTGAGCGTCATGATCGCCGCGTACAACGAGGAGGTCGGCATCGCCGACACCCTGCGCTCCGTGCTGGCCCAGCAGGGCCCCGCATTGCAGGTGCTCGTCGTGGACGACGGCTCGACCGACGCCACCGCCGCCATTGCCGAGGACTTCGCCCGCAGCGACCCGCGCGTCACGGTGCTGCGCAAACCCAACGGCGGAAAGGCCAGCGCCCTGAACCTCGCCGCGGACCACCTGACCTACCCGGTCGCGGTCAGCGTGGACGCCGACTCCGCACTGGCGCCCGGCACGCTGGCGGCCCTGGCCCGGCACTTCCACGACCCACGCGTGGGCGCGGTCGCCGGGGACGTGCGCGTCGCCGGGCCGGTCACGTCCCTGACGCAGATGCAGAACCTGGAATACAGCGTCGGCCAGCAGATGGAAAAGCGCGCGCAGGACATGCTCGGCGCCGTCAGTGTCGTGCCCGGCGCCGCCGGGGCGTTCCGCAGCGACCTGATCCGCCGCCTGCGCTACAGCCACGACACCATCACCGAGGACATGGACCTGACCGTCGCCATCGCCGCCGAAGGTTACGAGGTGCGCTTCGAACCCGGCGCCCTGAGCTACACCGAACCGCCCGTGGACCTGCGCAGCCTGTGGCGCCAGCGGATGCGCTGGATGTACGGCACCTTCCAGGTCATGGGCAAGTACCGCCACCTGATCATGAACCCCAGGGGCGGCCGCCTGGGCTGGCTGACCCTGCCGTACGTGCTGGTCTACGGCCTGACCCTGGGCGGCGCGGGGCCCATCTTCGACCTCGCCGCGCTGGCCCTGCTGACGCAGCACATGAACGACGCGCTGCTGCCCCTGCTGCTGAACGTCGGCGCGGACGTCGCCGTGGCCGCCGCCGCCCTGCTGCTGGGCCGCCAGTCCCTGCGGCCCCTGCTGATTACCCCCACCCAGCGGCTGTTCCTGCGGCCCTTCGTGTCGCTGGTCGTCGTCATGACCTGCGTGACGTTCCTGCGCCGCCGGAACGTCCAGTGGAACAAACTGCCCCGCGTGGGCCTGCGCCTGCCCGGCGCCGCCCCCACCCGCGAGCCCCTGCCGCAGGCGGGCGACTGA
- a CDS encoding YhgE/Pip domain-containing protein, giving the protein MWRTLRSVDGTSETISCRGAHDPAPTPRPTLRDSYRALTPTERGLWRYPIMWAAALAFLFIPITYVAVYLMSVWDPAGNLNQLPAALVNLDRGTVSRGEKINVGQDLVKELRDDPPVDFRTYPSVQAAQQAVRNGEVYFALTIPADFSQKAVAGSSAQHGLLQLYRAPGLNYYASTVADRVAGTIATELNATLGENRWDVVQTSLQDVQEGFADIRDATRKLADGAQTLTDGTRTLNTGAGDLQTGAGKLAGGADKLADGAGTLSGGVTRLTGGVTQLSSGLKQLEQASPGRQQLQPLRDGAATLTAGATSLSGGLTQLAAGGDQLAAGAAKLNAGATQVAGGNAQLATQLPQLAGGLGDLNKGAQQLSGGAAQLRSGVVSGLKPAVDGAAQLQAGAQKLGAGLGQARGGAQKAADGAGQLAAGLPKLSSSLGQLQTGAETLADGATQLSGAVKGTPAATGAASLQTGATQLAGGLGQAQTAAQTASSGAQQLATQLPGLVSGLGELQSGATQLQAGADKLQAGLTSGSKSLQDGAAQVQSGAQKLAQGAASAQAGAQKAVTGAQQLAQGSKQVQSGAQSLQSGARSLADNTRKAAQGAQTLASGAKDFQAGVNTLADGNEKIKGALGQITAKLPAQKDLNTLDSGGKTLASSARQLADGASSLEDGTRTLKNGAGDLLDGAQKLTDGLNELHDKVPASIEQLGGDPTGLAESVQVRTTNFADVPNNGNAFAPYFIALALWVGATMTTFIFPYLLLPESGRQTRQAARVARKLTQPLLIVLGQAIIVVIGVRLMGVQFATPGQVILTTLAGSVTFLLVILALNLLIGPAGRILALVLLIVQLAASGGSYPVELSNPFFQTLHNVIPVTDVINAMRHAMFGAFEGQYWTFMGRMGVVALVSLIVALLSRRRWVYTEDSNFRSPIITDVG; this is encoded by the coding sequence TTGTGGCGCACACTGCGCTCAGTTGACGGAACGTCAGAAACGATCTCCTGCCGAGGTGCCCATGACCCAGCCCCCACCCCCCGCCCCACCCTGCGCGACAGCTACCGCGCCCTGACGCCCACCGAACGCGGCCTGTGGCGCTACCCGATCATGTGGGCCGCCGCGCTGGCCTTCCTGTTCATCCCCATCACCTACGTCGCCGTGTACCTCATGAGCGTCTGGGACCCCGCCGGGAACCTGAACCAGCTGCCCGCCGCCCTCGTGAACCTCGACCGGGGCACCGTCTCACGCGGCGAGAAGATCAACGTCGGCCAGGACCTCGTCAAGGAACTCCGGGACGACCCCCCGGTGGACTTCCGCACCTACCCCAGCGTGCAGGCCGCCCAGCAGGCCGTCCGCAACGGCGAGGTCTACTTCGCCCTGACCATCCCCGCCGACTTCAGCCAGAAGGCCGTCGCGGGCAGCAGCGCCCAGCACGGCCTGCTGCAGCTGTACCGCGCGCCGGGCCTGAACTACTACGCCAGCACCGTCGCCGACCGCGTCGCGGGCACCATCGCCACCGAACTGAACGCCACACTCGGCGAGAACCGCTGGGACGTCGTGCAGACCAGCCTCCAGGACGTCCAGGAGGGCTTCGCCGATATCCGTGACGCCACCCGCAAACTCGCCGACGGCGCCCAGACCCTCACCGACGGCACCCGCACACTGAACACCGGTGCGGGCGACCTCCAGACCGGCGCGGGCAAACTCGCAGGCGGCGCGGACAAACTGGCCGACGGGGCCGGAACCCTCAGCGGCGGCGTCACCCGCCTGACCGGCGGCGTCACCCAGCTCAGCAGCGGCCTGAAACAACTGGAACAGGCCTCCCCCGGCAGGCAGCAACTGCAGCCCCTGCGCGACGGCGCCGCGACACTCACCGCCGGGGCGACCAGCCTGAGCGGCGGCCTGACCCAACTCGCCGCCGGGGGCGACCAGCTCGCCGCGGGCGCCGCGAAACTGAACGCCGGGGCCACCCAGGTCGCGGGCGGCAACGCCCAGCTGGCCACGCAACTGCCGCAACTGGCCGGTGGCCTCGGCGACCTGAACAAGGGAGCCCAGCAGCTCAGCGGCGGGGCCGCGCAGCTGCGCAGCGGCGTCGTCAGCGGCCTGAAGCCCGCCGTGGACGGCGCCGCGCAGCTCCAGGCCGGAGCCCAGAAACTCGGCGCGGGCCTCGGGCAGGCCAGGGGCGGGGCGCAGAAGGCCGCCGACGGCGCTGGGCAACTTGCCGCCGGACTGCCGAAACTGAGCAGCAGCCTCGGGCAGCTGCAGACCGGCGCGGAGACCCTCGCGGATGGCGCCACGCAGCTCAGCGGCGCCGTGAAAGGCACCCCCGCCGCCACCGGCGCGGCCAGCCTCCAGACCGGCGCCACGCAGCTCGCGGGTGGCCTGGGGCAGGCGCAGACGGCCGCGCAGACCGCGAGCAGCGGCGCGCAGCAGCTCGCCACGCAGCTCCCCGGGCTCGTCAGTGGCCTGGGCGAACTCCAGAGCGGCGCCACGCAGCTGCAGGCCGGTGCCGACAAGCTGCAGGCGGGCCTGACCAGCGGCAGCAAGAGCCTGCAGGACGGGGCCGCGCAGGTGCAGAGCGGCGCGCAGAAGCTCGCGCAGGGCGCCGCCAGCGCCCAGGCCGGCGCGCAGAAGGCCGTGACCGGCGCGCAGCAGCTCGCGCAGGGCAGCAAACAGGTCCAGAGCGGCGCGCAGAGCCTCCAGAGCGGCGCCAGGAGTCTCGCGGACAACACCCGCAAGGCCGCGCAGGGCGCCCAGACCCTCGCGAGCGGCGCGAAAGACTTCCAGGCCGGGGTCAACACCCTCGCCGACGGTAACGAGAAGATCAAGGGCGCGCTGGGGCAGATCACCGCGAAACTCCCCGCGCAGAAAGACCTGAACACCCTCGACAGTGGCGGGAAGACCCTCGCCAGCAGCGCCCGGCAGCTCGCCGACGGCGCCAGCAGCCTCGAAGACGGCACCCGCACCCTCAAGAACGGCGCCGGGGACCTGCTGGACGGCGCGCAGAAACTCACCGACGGCCTGAACGAACTGCACGACAAGGTCCCCGCCAGCATCGAGCAGCTGGGCGGCGACCCCACCGGCCTCGCCGAGAGCGTGCAGGTCCGCACCACCAACTTCGCGGACGTTCCCAACAACGGCAACGCCTTCGCGCCGTACTTCATCGCGCTGGCGCTGTGGGTGGGCGCCACCATGACCACCTTCATCTTCCCGTACCTGCTGCTGCCCGAGAGTGGCCGCCAGACCCGGCAGGCCGCCCGCGTGGCCCGCAAACTCACGCAGCCGCTGCTGATCGTGCTGGGGCAGGCGATCATCGTCGTGATCGGCGTGCGCCTGATGGGCGTGCAGTTCGCCACCCCCGGACAGGTCATCCTGACCACCCTGGCGGGCAGCGTGACCTTCCTGCTGGTCATCCTGGCGCTGAACCTCCTGATCGGCCCCGCCGGGCGCATCCTGGCCCTGGTGCTGCTGATCGTGCAGCTCGCCGCGAGCGGCGGCAGCTACCCCGTGGAACTCAGCAACCCGTTCTTCCAGACGCTGCACAACGTCATCCCCGTCACGGACGTCATCAACGCGATGCGCCACGCGATGTTCGGCGCGTTCGAGGGGCAGTACTGGACCTTCATGGGCCGCATGGGCGTCGTGGCGCTCGTCAGCCTGATCGTCGCGCTGCTCAGCCGCCGCCGCTGGGTGTACACCGAGGACAGCAACTTCCGCTCCCCGATCATCACCGACGTCGGCTGA
- a CDS encoding SDR family oxidoreductase: protein MTTSMEGRRVLITGATGGIGLITARELVTRGAHVTIVGRNPDKTAQVARDIGAQATLLADLSELSQVRRAAQEFTARGGGLDVLINNAGAFFTSRQETREGTEQTWALNHLSPFLLTRELLPLLRAGSAPRVVTVASAAHIMGRLRLDDLEFRRGYGGWAAYSQSKLANILFARELARREPGIQSNSLHPGMVATGFAHNNGGWVSRAYRIVDRFAITPEQGAQTTIHLAADPVNVTGRYFSDSRETTPAPQARDDGAALRLWELSEGAVNAHLR from the coding sequence ATGACGACCAGCATGGAAGGCCGCCGCGTCCTGATCACCGGCGCGACCGGCGGCATCGGCCTGATCACCGCCCGTGAACTCGTGACGCGCGGCGCGCACGTGACCATCGTGGGCCGCAACCCGGACAAGACCGCGCAGGTCGCCCGCGACATCGGCGCGCAGGCGACCCTGCTGGCCGACCTGAGCGAACTGTCGCAGGTCCGCCGGGCCGCGCAGGAGTTCACGGCGCGCGGGGGGGGCCTGGACGTCCTGATCAACAACGCCGGGGCGTTCTTCACCTCCCGGCAGGAGACGCGCGAGGGCACCGAGCAGACCTGGGCGCTGAACCACCTCTCGCCGTTCCTGCTGACCCGCGAACTGCTGCCACTGCTGCGCGCCGGGAGCGCCCCCAGGGTCGTGACGGTCGCGTCCGCCGCGCACATCATGGGCCGCCTGCGCCTGGACGACCTGGAATTCCGCCGCGGCTACGGCGGGTGGGCGGCGTACTCGCAGAGCAAACTGGCGAACATCCTGTTCGCGCGGGAACTCGCGCGGCGCGAGCCGGGCATTCAGAGCAACAGCCTGCACCCGGGCATGGTCGCCACGGGCTTCGCGCACAACAACGGCGGGTGGGTCAGCCGCGCGTACCGCATCGTGGACCGCTTCGCGATCACGCCGGAGCAGGGCGCGCAGACGACCATTCACCTCGCGGCGGACCCGGTGAACGTGACCGGCCGGTACTTCAGCGACTCGCGTGAGACGACACCCGCTCCGCAGGCACGTGACGACGGCGCGGCCCTGCGCCTGTGGGAACTGAGCGAGGGGGCGGTGAACGCGCACCTGCGCTGA